A part of Miscanthus floridulus cultivar M001 chromosome 6, ASM1932011v1, whole genome shotgun sequence genomic DNA contains:
- the LOC136458574 gene encoding scopoletin glucosyltransferase-like → MAIKDEQQPLHILFFPFLAPGHLIPIADMAALFAARGVKCTILTTPVNAQAIRSAVDRANDASHSTEDALAIDIAVVPFPDVGLPPGVESGPALNSMDDREKFFHGVRLLREPFDRFLAENRPDAVVSDSFFEWAAAAAAEHGVPRMVFLGSSLFSRTCIDSMLRYNPVEAAPEDPDALVLLPGLPHRVELRRSQMKEPKKQPEDWAFLQRVNAADQRSYGEVFNSFHELERDSLEHYTTTLGRRAWLVGPVVLASKDAATRGAGNGPSPDTDGCQQWLDTKPEGSVVYVSFGTLSHFLPPELRELARGLDMSGKNFVWVIGGGADTEESEWMPDRFAELMARGDRGFIIRGWAPQMLILTHPAVGGFVTHCGWNSTLEAVSAGVPMVTWPRCADQFYNEKLVVELLKVGVGVGSMDYASKLETRRVIGGEVIAEAIGRVMGDNEYAEAIQEKAKALGEKARRAVAKGGSSYDDVGRLVDELMARRSSVNV, encoded by the coding sequence ATGGCCATCAAAGATGAGCAGCAGCCGCTGCACATCCTCTTCTTCCCATTCCTCGCGCCGGGGCACCTCATCCCGATCGCCGACATGGCCGCGCTCTTCGCCGCCCGAGGCGTCAAGTGCACCATCCTCACCACCCCCGTGAACGCCCAAGCCATCCGCTCGGCGGTAGACCGCGCCAACGACGCCTCCCACAGCACCGAGGACGCCCTGGCCATCGACATCGCCGTCGTGCCGTTCCCCGACGTCGGGCTGCCCCCCGGCGTCGAGAGCGGCCCGGCCCTTAATTCCATGGACGACCGCGAAAAGTTCTTCCACGGGGTCCGGTTACTCCGCGAGCCGTTCGACCGGTTCTTAGCGGAGAATCGCCCCGACGCTGTCGTGTCCGACAGTTTCTTCGagtgggccgccgccgccgccgcagagcACGGCGTCCCGCGGATGGTGTTCCTCGGCAGCAGCTTGTTCTCGCGGACATGCATCGACAGTATGCTGCGCTACAACCCCGTGGAGGCCGCCCCCGAGGACCCCGACGCGCTCGTGCTGCTTCCGGGGCTGCCGCACCGCGTCGAGCTGAGGCGCAGCCAGATGAAGGAGCCCAAGAAGCAGCCGGAGGACTGGGCCTTCCTCCAGCGCGTCAACGCCGCGGACCAGCGGAGCTACGGCGAGGTGTTCAACAGCTTCCACGAGCTGGAGCGAGACTCCTTGGAGCACTACACCACGACGCTCGGGCGCCGCGCGTGGCTCGTCGGGCCGGTCGTGCTCGCCAGCAAGGACGCGGCGACGAGGGGCGCCGGCAACGGGCCCTCGCCGGACACGGACGGCTGCCAGCAGTGGCTCGACACGAAGCCGGAGGGCTCGGTGGTGTACGTGTCCTTCGGCACGCTATCCCATTTCTTGCCGCCCGAGCTGCGCGAGCTGGCACGCGGCCTCGACATGTCCGGCAAGAACTTTGTCTGGGtcatcggcggcggcgcggaCACCGAGGAGTCGGAATGGATGCCCGACAGGTTCGCGGAGCTGATGGCGCGCGGCGACCGTGGTTTCATCATCCGGGGCTGGGCGCCGCAGATGCTGATCCTGACCCACCCGGCAGTGGGCGGGTTCGTGACGCACTGCGGGTGGAACTCGACGCTGGAGGCCGTGAGCGCCGGCGTGCCTATGGTGACGTGGCCGCGCTGCGCCGACCAGTTCTACAACGAGAAGCTGGTGGTGGAATTGCTCAAGGTCGGTGTCGGTGTGGGGTCCATGGACTACGCGTCGAAGCTGGAGACACGGCGCGTGATCGGCGGCGAGGTGATCGCGGAGGCCATTGGTAGAGTGATGGGCGACAACGAGTACGCGGAGGCGATACAGGAGAAGGCCAAGGCGCTCGGGGAGAAGGCCAGGCGTGCGGTGGCCAAGGGCGGGTCATCTTACGATGATGTCGGACGCTTAGTGGATGAGCTGATGGCTCGCCGGAGCTCTGTCAATGTCTGA
- the LOC136456282 gene encoding uncharacterized protein, which translates to MAAPARPYRFPVLPEKEEDEQVATRCTRQTCGTCSASAVASCVALCCCPCAVVSCLTLALVKAPYVAGRRCVARIARRRLRKARTRRVRDLDDDDEQGQGPRQSKELWGDLPRAAVDDGGSRAKVSSRMDVSEKVWVDMYQVGLWGFGRLSFSAAVGGGGDSEKDGDTAPLS; encoded by the coding sequence ATGGCGGCGCCGGCGCGCCCGTACAGGTTCCCCGTGCTGCCGGAGAAAGAGGAAGACGAGCAGGTGGCGACGCGGTGCACCAGGCAGACGTGCGGGACGTGCAGCGCGTCGGCGGTGGCTAGCTGCGTGGCGCTATGCTGCTGCCCGTGCGCCGTGGTGAGCTGCCTCACGCTGGCGCTCGTCAAGGCGCCCTACGTGGCGGGCCGGCGGTGCGTGGCCAGGATCGCCAGGAGGCGGCTGCGGAAGGCGAGGACGAGGCGCGTCCGCGAcctggacgacgacgacgagcagGGGCAGGGCCCGCGGCAAAGTAAGGAGCTGTGGGGCGACCTGCCTCGCGCGGCCGTGGACGACGGCGGCAGCAGGGCGAAGGTGAGCTCCAGGATGGACGTGTCCGAGAAGGTGTGGGTGGACATGTACCAGGTCGGGCTCTGGGGTTTTGGCAGGCTGTCCTTCTCGGCGGCGGTCGGGGGCGGAGGCGACTCCGAGAAGGACGGCGACACTGCTCCTTTGTCCTGA